A region from the Triticum urartu cultivar G1812 chromosome 1, Tu2.1, whole genome shotgun sequence genome encodes:
- the LOC125525042 gene encoding coleoptile phototropism protein 1-like — protein MKSSSQSHSPRTPSPRARGTAAAPDADHARSSSEPWVLACVDDTCVNDVESFARTVAAVKSKPRPDLLPSVLSHYAAKWLPDVATTSASGRFLPPESPTATWLKKRLLLETLVAALPPDPPSGAAADDGITCDFLLKLLRAGSMVGADAALLRELESRAARRLDQATLAAVMIPAFGHAPGGSTLLDVPLVLRLVRGFLKEGGKGAGGGAGARVARLVDAYLAEAALEAELRPAELEELARAVPAHARAADDALYRAVDTYLKAHPGAGKEERKSLWRLIDPRKLSAEAAAHAVQNDRLTVRSVMQVLFSEHGKLNRLADLGASFSGARVPCSPAAALDFHSGSGRCPSKREALAQHQEMRRLREDVARLQVQCSALQEQVERLGSERRRRGGGVGVGGFKWSTLWFGGGGMGGDVARIEDSESGMERQTPASGKKGRASMATATPTPTRRTPRWRKSMS, from the exons atGAAGTCGTCGTCTCAGAGCCACAGCCCCAGGACCCCGTCGCCGCGCGCTCGCGGCACGGCGGCGGCCCCCGACGCCgaccacgcgcgctcctcctcggAGCCATGGGTGCTCGCATGCGTGGACGACACGTGCGTCAACGACGTGGAGAGCTTCGCGCGCACCGTCGCCGCCGTGAAGTCCAAGCCCCGCCCCGACCTGCTCCCGAGCGTGCTGTCCCACTACGCCGCCAAGTGGCTCCCGGACGTGGCCACCACGTCCGCCTCCGGCCGCTTCCTGCCCCCGGAGAGCCCCACCGCCACGTGGCTCAAGAAGCGGCTGCTCCTGGAGACCCTCGTCGCGGCGCTCCCGCCGGACCCGCCCAGCGGCGCGGCCGCAGACGACGGCATCACGTGCGACTTCCTGCTCAAGCTGCTGCGGGCGGGGAGCATGGTGGGCGCGGACGCGGCGCTGCTGCGGGAGCTGGAGTCccgcgcggcgcggcggctggACCAGGCGACGCTGGCGGCCGTGATGATACCGGCGTTCGGGCACGCGCCGGGCGGGTCGACGCTGCTGGACGTGCCGCTGGTGCTGCGGCTGGTGCGCGGGTTCCTCAAGGAGGGCGGCAAGGGCGCCGGCGGCGGAGCCGGGGCCAGGGTGGCGAGGCTGGTCGACGCGTACCTGGCGGAAGCCGCGCTGGAGGCCGAGCTGCGGCCCGCCGAGCTCGAGGAGCTCGCCCGCGCTGTGCCCGCCCACGCGCGCGCCGCCGACGATGCGCTCTACCGCGCCGTCGACACCTACCTCAAG GCACACCCAGGCGCCGGGAAAGAGGAGCGCAAGTCGCTGTGGAGGCTGATCGACCCCCGGAAGCTgtcggcggaggcggcggcgcacgcGGTCCAGAACGACCGGCTGACGGTGCGCTCCGTGATGCAGGTGCTCTTCTCGGAGCACGGCAAGCTGAACCGCCTCGCCGACCTGGGCGCCTCCTTCAGCGGCGCCAGGGTCCCCTGCAgcccggcggcggcgctggactTCCACTCCGGCAGCGGCCGGTGCCCCTCCAAGCGCGAGGCCCTGGCGCAGCACCAGGAGATGCGCCGCCTGCGCGAGGACGTCGCCAGGCTCCAG GTGCAGTGCAGCGCGCTGCAGGAGCAGGTGGAGAGGCTGGGCTCGGAGAGGAGGcgccgcggcggcggcgtcggcgtcggcggcTTCAAGTGGAGCACGCTCtggttcggcggcggcggcatgggCGGCGACGTCGCGAGGATCGAGGACTCGGAGAGCGGCATGGAGCGGCAGACGCCGGCGAGCGGGAAGAAGGGCAGGGCCAGCATGGCCACGGCGACGCCCACGCCGACGCGGCGGACCCCCAGGTGGCGCAAGTCCATGTCATGA
- the LOC125525030 gene encoding uncharacterized protein LOC125525030, with amino-acid sequence MAAFTEEERAVDDALGYPKAYARLCRAGGGALGLPYAHGPPGAFLPYVLQPHEALRAKELNETFPVVDAEAAPTANPRGFANLLWKQLDHLGNAGFDPALFRVDAYGNVLYLHADAASPLAWDVHHWFPCARGGRTVPSNLRIMQLQASRKKHNKLEFLVPWWDLQLGISVNQFLSIFASKNTDFRNRAFAFLFADGANEELSSLQAVEAHAFPHHFAEMKKKVGLAPAAIVSARGSDSSVLKSVDANRPVRSNYPLIAAKKFSGEKDENLAAHGHGGNSMMKENNNPDVDGYISNPYLSIVMARDSLRQREEAKKKQAELTELENEVSEMQQKNEEERVAIQDLEAQLIKRRRRVEKCRRLADAQANYKTVLEKMIRDAMHQSVVYKEQLRLNQAATSTLMARLEAQRAMCDSSETELRKKYQHRDDLERQVKPFIDQARKRYRVDDEIPEERQCESFRYLPERVSRSSPLKQELRVFLEEAQRTSDAYINLEGEEIGEGTSTMSYVNTEQPSKVISFPRRSISTDENRSYTERGRASVREKLEQSTIRERHRSRGRERKETMASRGVGTPIKSRDGKGKAAMLESETERSHHASQTVSFPRTPSVPPSPPYRATGVYGAPRYHTEQSLPVQKDDEMLHPRRVARSEDNENMNYRGKGNVDKWLHMLMEDQQEGNEAACRSSEDHNAAEENGSDDEQEIQSRIDDEDESCRNEITECVDEITECVDEIVDVGGESAAGHHGTPRCRGSFDIKEEKVERKIWFPRSDSGRGFRSLPSSPSKILGMRRGSDCAGRKPKVGGDDDRRYGYEDSVSTSSSKFLSKCKQAIKKAVHK; translated from the exons ATGGCGGCGTTCACGGAGGAGGAGAGGGCGGTGGACGACGCGCTGGGCTACCCCAAGGCCTACGCCAGGCTCTGCCGCGCCGGCGGGGGCGCGCTCGGCCTCCCCTACGCCCACGGCCCGCCCGGCGCCTTCCTCCCCTACGTCCTCCAGCCCCACGAG GCGCTGCGGGCCAAGGAGCTGAACGAGACGTTCCCGGTGGTGGACGCGGAGGCGGCGCCTACCGCCAACCCGCGCGGCTTCGCCAACCTGCTCTGGAAGCAGCTCGACCACCTCGGCAACGCCGGCTTCGACCCGGCGCTCTTCCGCGTCGACGCCTACGGGAACGTGCTCTACCTCCACGCCGACGCCGCCTCGCCCCTCGCCTGGGACGTCCACCACTGGTTCCCCTGCGCCA GGGGAGGGAGGACGGTTCCGAGCAACCTGCGGATCATGCAGCTGCAGGCGTCCAGGAAGAAGCACAACAAGCTGGAGTTCCTCGTCCCCTGGTGGGATCTGCAGCTCGGCATCTCCGTCAACCAGTTCCTCTCCATCTTCGCCTCCAAGAACACCGACTTCAG GAACAGAGCATTCGCGTTCCTCTTCGCCGACGGGGCCAACGAGGAGCTGAGCTCGCTGCAGGCGGTGGAGGCGCACGCGTTCCCGCACCATTTCGCCGAGATGAAGAAGAAAGTAGGCCTCGCGCCCGCCGCCATCGTATCCGCCAGGGGCTCCGACAGTTCGGTGCTCAAATCAGTTGACGCCAACAGACCAGTGAGGTCCAATTACCCCCTGATCG CTGCAAAGAAGTTCTCCGGCGAGAAGGACGAGAACCTGGCCGCCCACGGCCATGGTGGTAACTCGATGATGAAAGAGAACAACAACCCAGATGTTGACGGCTACATCAGCAATCCTTACCTGTCCATCGTCATGGCTAGGGACTCGCTGAGGCAACGAGAAGAGGCCAAGAAGAAGCAAGCTGAGCTCACTGAACTGGAGAACGAGGTGAGCGAGATGCAGCAGAAGAATGAGGAGGAGAGGGTAGCCATCCAGGACCTGGAGGCTCAGCTCATCAAGAGGCGTCGGCGAGTGGAGAAGTGCCGTCGCTTGGCAGACGCCCAGGCCAACTACAAGACAGTGCTCGAGAAGATGATCAGAGACGCCATGCACCA GAGCGTTGTGTACAAGGAACAACTCAGGCTGAACCAGGCTGCAACCAGTACTCTGATGGCGAGACTGGAGGCACAGAGAGCAATGTGTGACTCATCTGAAACCGAGCTCCGCAAGAAGTACCAGCACAGGGATGATCTGGAGAGGCAGGTGAAGCCTTTCATTGATCAAGCAAGGAAGAGGTACCGGGTCGACGATGAAATCCCAGAGGAAAGGCAGTGTGAGAGTTTCAGGTACTTGCCAGAAAGAGTATCGAGGAGCAGCCCTCTGAAACAGGAGCTGAGGGTTTTCTTGGAGGAGGCTCAGAGGACTTCAGATGCATACATTAACCTGGAAGGGGAAGAAATTGGAGAAGGGACTTCAACAATGAGTTATGTCAACACTGAGCAACCTTCCAAGGTGATAAGCTTCCCAAGAAGGTCCATCTCCACTGATGAAAACAGAAGTTACACTGAAAGGGGAAGAGCATCGGTGAGGGAGAAACTAGAACAATCGACGATCAGAGAGCGGCACCGTAGCAGGGGAAGGGAAAGAAAGGAGACCATGGCATCAAGGGGTGTTGGTACACCTATCAAGTCAAGAGATGGTAAGGGCAAGGCAGCCATGCTCGAGTCCGAGACCGAAAGGTCTCATCATGCAAGCCAGACAGTCTCATTCCCAAGGACCCCCTCAGTTCCACCAAGTCCTCCATATAGAGCGACCGGCGTGTACGGGGCGCCGAGGTACCACACAGAGCAGTCACTGCCAGTCCAAAAGGATGATGAAATGCTTCATCCTCGACGTGTTGCCAGATCAGAAGACAATGAAAACATGAACTACAGAGGCAAGGGCAATGTTGATAAGTGGCTCCACATGCTCATGGAGGACCAACAAGAAGGGAATGAAGCGGCGTGCCGTTCCTCGGAAGACCACAATGCCGCCGAGGAGAACGGTTCGGACGATGAGCAGGAAATTCAAAGCAGAATCGATGACGAAGACGAGAGCTGCAGGAATGAGATCACTGAATGTGTTGATGAGATCACTGAATGTGTCGACGAGATCGTCGACGTTGGTGGTGAGAGTGCTGCTGGTCACCATGGCACACCAAGATGCAGGGGTAGCTTTGACATCAAGGAGGAGAAAGTGGAAAGGAAGATATGGTTCCCGAGGTCCGACAGCGGTAGGGGTTTCCGGTCGCTGCCATCCTCTCCCTCCAAGATCCTGGGAATGAGGAGAGGCTCGGACTGTGCAGGCAGGAAACCTAAGGTGGGTGGCGACGATGATCGCAGATACGGCTATGAGGATTCAGTGTCTACAAGCAGCAGCAAGTTCCTCAGCAAATGCAAGCAGGCGATCAAGAAAGCCGTACACAAATGA